The sequence TCTGCAGGCGGTTGCTGTATCCATTTGACGGGATGGCATCAGGCGTCTTGCCAGTGCATTAATCATACCGGCATCGGCATTCACTGCATAACCGGCACTCCATTGCTTCACGGGAGGGAGTCCCTGAAGATAGACCTTAAAATCAGCTCAGCAATCCTTTGCGGATCTAGGTCCAGCCGGACAGTTAAGAGCGGTTCGGTCTCGCTTGCCTCGATTACCTTCAGGGCAACGGGCAAAGCAACGGCTTTAAGGATACTAATATTATCTCACGGAGTTTACTATTAAAGGTCTGACCGGCGCTGTAAAACAAGACGAGGATTAAATCATGAGAGAGAATAAAACTATGAAGGAGGCATTATTGCACAGTCTTAAAGGAATCACCGGCAGCTTTAATGAGGAGATTAAAAATTCGGCGGTTTTGAGGCTGACTAATTTAGATTAGTCCAGCTCAAAACCGCCGAATTTTTAAAAAGTTAACATATTCCGCTTGCTAATTCCCGTTTGATCTCTAAAATCTTTTCCAATGATAAGCCGGTAATATCAGCAACATCTTCCGGAGTGATTCCCTTCAGCAAGGCATTGCGGACCGTCTCAAGTTTGCCTTTCATTTCTCCCTCTTTTAAACCCTCTTTTAAGCCTTCTTTTAGGCCTTCTTCCCGGCCTTCTTCTCTTAGCCACTGTTCAATCTGGGTCATGCGTAACACCTCCAGTAATCTTTTCTTGTACTCTTCGGGAAGGAATCTGTCTGTAATTGCCACAATAGCTCCAATAGCGAAGTTTGTGTAGTTACCCGCTGCTGCCTTAGCAAGTTCTGCAGCCTGTATAGCCATCTCGGCTTCCGTTTGCCGGATCTTCATTAAAGGCAGAAAGATTAGTTTTAACAAGTCTGCTTCCTGCAGCGGTTCGAATCGCTCAACTTTTGTCTTGATCCTCTGATATTCCTTGTCTCCATCCATACCTTTAAAATAGACATTGGTAACTCGATAGGTTAAGGATCCCTTCTGCAATACAGCGGGAGCATT comes from Desulfosporosinus meridiei DSM 13257 and encodes:
- a CDS encoding AraC family transcriptional regulator N-terminal domain-containing protein is translated as MPVALKVIEASETEPLLTVRLDLDPQRIAELILRSIFRDSLP